A single window of Solea solea chromosome 9, fSolSol10.1, whole genome shotgun sequence DNA harbors:
- the tle2a gene encoding transducin-like enhancer protein 2a isoform X6: MFPQNRPSAPLQPPPGSSASVVAAAAAAAAAASGTPQSLKLTYPETLDRIKEEFQFLQTQYHSLKMECEKLATEKTEIQRHYVMYYEMSYGLNIEMHKQTEIAKRLNVICAQLIPFLSQEHQQQVVQAMERAKQQLQAQHLSQHAQGLSVGPHPSGLSHPGLALGGGSSLLALSGALGAQLAAKDERAHLEAAAAAAAAAEHHRDREAGPSSLSNGDKGRQADYLSNGKKRKADEKEFMTDYGSDADKSDDNLVVDEDPSSPRSVQSYSSRENGLDKMPPSRKDGPAQASPTSLASSSSAPSPSRGKEPPQREKSSTPGMKPGTPMSQESNTPGPSGPPQFRPVPGKPGVDPLALGLRNPLAVQGAYPPGAFGLPPPGVNGDLPGAAGYGAGLHLVSPQMNGAAAAAAAAAAAGYGRSPVVGYESPHPHMRVPGLPASLQSAASGKPAYSFHVSADGQMQPVPFPPDALLGPGIPRHARQIHTLNHGEVVCAVTISTSTRHVYTGGKGCVKVWDISQPGSKSPMAQLDCLNRDNYIRSCKLLSDGRTLIVGGEASTLSIWDLATPTPRIKAELTSSAPACYALAISPDNKVCFSCCSDGNIVVWDLHNQTLVRQFQGHTDGASCIDISNDGTKLWTGGLDNTVRCWDLREGRQLQQHDFTSQIFSLGYCPTGEWLAVGMESSNVEVLHVSKPDKYQLHLHESCVLSLKFAYCGKWFVSTGKDNLLNAWRTPYGSSIFQSKESSSVLSCDISPDDQFIVTGSGDKKATVYEVIY; encoded by the exons TTTGAAAATGGAGTGTGAGAAACTGGCTACAGAGAAGACGGAGATTCAGAGACACTATGTtatg tACTATGAGATGTCCTACGGCCTTAACATTGAAATGCACAAACAG aCGGAGATTGCCAAGCGGTTGAATGTGATCTGTGCTCAGCTCATCCCATTCCTTTCACAGGAG CACCAACAACAGGTGGTCCAGGCCATGGAACGCGCCAAACAG CAGCTTCAGGCACAGCACCTCTCCCAGCATGCCCAGGGTCTGTCAGTGGGCCCACACCCATCAGGTCTATCCCACCCGGGCTTGGCGCTTGGTGGAGGATCCAGCCTGTTGGCCCTGTCTGGGGCTCTGGGGGCTCAGTTGGCTGCCAAGGATGAGAGAGCCCACCTAGAGGCAgcagcggctgctgctgctgctgcagagcatCACAGAG ACCGTGAAGCAGGACCA AGTTCTCTGTCCAACGGGGACAAGGGTCGTCAAGCAGACTACCTCAGCAACGGCAAGAAGAGGAAAGCTGATGAGAAGGAGTTCATGACAGACTAC GGCAGTGATGCGGATAAGAGTGATGATAATTTGGTGGTGGATGAG GACCCGTCGTCCCCCCGCAGTGTGCAGTCCTACTCGTCCAGGGAGAACGGTTTGGACAAGATGCCTCCGTCTCGTAAGGACGGTCCGGCCCAGGCCAGCCCCACCTCGCTGGCCTCCTCGAGCAGCGCCCCCTCTCCCTCCCGTGGAAAAGAGCCCCCACAG AGGGAGAAGTCCAGTACTCCAGGTATGAAACCGGGGACCCCCATGTCTCAGGAGTCCAACACTCCAGGACCAAGTGGACCACCGCAGTTCAGACCGGTTCCAGGAAAGCCTGGCGTTGACCCTCTTG CTCTGGGTCTCAGAAACCCTCTTGCAGTACAGGGAGCTTACCCTCCTGGGGCGTTCGGCCTTCCTCCTCCAGGGGTGAACGGGGACCTGCCCGGGGCGGCGGGTTACGGTGCAGGCCTCCACTTGGTTTCCCCCCAGATGAACGGAGctgcggcagcagcagcggcagcagctgcCGCAGGCTATGGACGGTCTCCTGTG GTGGGCTATGAGTCTCCACACCCACACATGAGGGTCCCCGGGCTGCCTGCCAGCCTGCAGTCAGCTGCCTCCGGAAAACC CGCCTACTCGTTCCACGTGAGCGCAGACGGTCAGATGCAGCCGGTGCCCTTTCCTCCCGACGCCTTGCTCGGCCCGGGAATCCCTCGCCATGCGCGACAGATTCACACCCTGAACCACGGGGAGGTCGTGTGCGCTGTCACCATCAGCACCTCGACACGCCACGTCTACACTGGAGGAAAAGGCTGCGTCAAGGTTTGGGACATCAGCCAGCCGGGCAGCAAGAGCCCCATGGCCCAGCTGGACTGTCTG AACAGGGATAACTACATCCGCTCCTGCAAGCTGCTGTCTGACGGGCGAACCCTGATTGTTGGCGGGGAGGCCAGCACGCTGTCAATCTGGGATTTGGCCACACCCACCCCACGCATCAAGGCAGAGCTGACCTCATCCGCCCCTGCCTGCTATGCCCTGGCCATCTCCCCTGACAATAAGGTctgcttctcctgctgcagtGACGGCAACATCGTCGTCTGGGACCTTCACAACCAGACGCTGGTCAG GCAGTTCCAGGGCCACACAGACGGAGCGAGCTGCATCGACATCTCCAACGACGGCACCAAGCTGTGGACGGGAGGACTGGACAACACAGTGCGCTGCTGGGACCTGAGAGAGGGACGCCAGCTCCAGCAGCATGACTTCacctcacag ATCTTCTCTCTGGGCTACTGTCCGACAGGCGAGTGGCTGGCTGTCGGAATGGAGAGCAGTAACGTTGAAGTCCTGCACGTCTCCAAACCTGACAAGTACCAGCTGCACCTTCACGAGAGCTGCGTGCTCTCCCTCAAGTTTGCCTACTGCG GTAAATGGTTCGTGAGCACAGGCAAAGATAACCTCCTGAATGCATGGCGGACACCGTACGGATCAAGCATATTCCAG TCTAAGGAATCGTCATCAGTTCTCAGCTGTGACATCTCCCCCGACGACCAATTCATTGTCACCGGCTCCGGGGACAAGAAGGCTACAGTCTATGAAGTCATCTACTGA
- the tle2a gene encoding transducin-like enhancer protein 2a isoform X5, which produces MFPQNRPSAPLQPPPGSSASVVAAAAAAAAAASGTPQSLKLTYPETLDRIKEEFQFLQTQYHSLKMECEKLATEKTEIQRHYVMYYEMSYGLNIEMHKQTEIAKRLNVICAQLIPFLSQEHQQQVVQAMERAKQQQLQAQHLSQHAQGLSVGPHPSGLSHPGLALGGGSSLLALSGALGAQLAAKDERAHLEAAAAAAAAAEHHRDREAGPSSLSNGDKGRQADYLSNGKKRKADEKEFMTDYGSDADKSDDNLVVDEDPSSPRSVQSYSSRENGLDKMPPSRKDGPAQASPTSLASSSSAPSPSRGKEPPQREKSSTPGMKPGTPMSQESNTPGPSGPPQFRPVPGKPGVDPLALGLRNPLAVQGAYPPGAFGLPPPGVNGDLPGAAGYGAGLHLVSPQMNGAAAAAAAAAAAGYGRSPVVGYESPHPHMRVPGLPASLQSAASGKPAYSFHVSADGQMQPVPFPPDALLGPGIPRHARQIHTLNHGEVVCAVTISTSTRHVYTGGKGCVKVWDISQPGSKSPMAQLDCLNRDNYIRSCKLLSDGRTLIVGGEASTLSIWDLATPTPRIKAELTSSAPACYALAISPDNKVCFSCCSDGNIVVWDLHNQTLVRQFQGHTDGASCIDISNDGTKLWTGGLDNTVRCWDLREGRQLQQHDFTSQIFSLGYCPTGEWLAVGMESSNVEVLHVSKPDKYQLHLHESCVLSLKFAYCGKWFVSTGKDNLLNAWRTPYGSSIFQSKESSSVLSCDISPDDQFIVTGSGDKKATVYEVIY; this is translated from the exons TTTGAAAATGGAGTGTGAGAAACTGGCTACAGAGAAGACGGAGATTCAGAGACACTATGTtatg tACTATGAGATGTCCTACGGCCTTAACATTGAAATGCACAAACAG aCGGAGATTGCCAAGCGGTTGAATGTGATCTGTGCTCAGCTCATCCCATTCCTTTCACAGGAG CACCAACAACAGGTGGTCCAGGCCATGGAACGCGCCAAACAG cAGCAGCTTCAGGCACAGCACCTCTCCCAGCATGCCCAGGGTCTGTCAGTGGGCCCACACCCATCAGGTCTATCCCACCCGGGCTTGGCGCTTGGTGGAGGATCCAGCCTGTTGGCCCTGTCTGGGGCTCTGGGGGCTCAGTTGGCTGCCAAGGATGAGAGAGCCCACCTAGAGGCAgcagcggctgctgctgctgctgcagagcatCACAGAG ACCGTGAAGCAGGACCA AGTTCTCTGTCCAACGGGGACAAGGGTCGTCAAGCAGACTACCTCAGCAACGGCAAGAAGAGGAAAGCTGATGAGAAGGAGTTCATGACAGACTAC GGCAGTGATGCGGATAAGAGTGATGATAATTTGGTGGTGGATGAG GACCCGTCGTCCCCCCGCAGTGTGCAGTCCTACTCGTCCAGGGAGAACGGTTTGGACAAGATGCCTCCGTCTCGTAAGGACGGTCCGGCCCAGGCCAGCCCCACCTCGCTGGCCTCCTCGAGCAGCGCCCCCTCTCCCTCCCGTGGAAAAGAGCCCCCACAG AGGGAGAAGTCCAGTACTCCAGGTATGAAACCGGGGACCCCCATGTCTCAGGAGTCCAACACTCCAGGACCAAGTGGACCACCGCAGTTCAGACCGGTTCCAGGAAAGCCTGGCGTTGACCCTCTTG CTCTGGGTCTCAGAAACCCTCTTGCAGTACAGGGAGCTTACCCTCCTGGGGCGTTCGGCCTTCCTCCTCCAGGGGTGAACGGGGACCTGCCCGGGGCGGCGGGTTACGGTGCAGGCCTCCACTTGGTTTCCCCCCAGATGAACGGAGctgcggcagcagcagcggcagcagctgcCGCAGGCTATGGACGGTCTCCTGTG GTGGGCTATGAGTCTCCACACCCACACATGAGGGTCCCCGGGCTGCCTGCCAGCCTGCAGTCAGCTGCCTCCGGAAAACC CGCCTACTCGTTCCACGTGAGCGCAGACGGTCAGATGCAGCCGGTGCCCTTTCCTCCCGACGCCTTGCTCGGCCCGGGAATCCCTCGCCATGCGCGACAGATTCACACCCTGAACCACGGGGAGGTCGTGTGCGCTGTCACCATCAGCACCTCGACACGCCACGTCTACACTGGAGGAAAAGGCTGCGTCAAGGTTTGGGACATCAGCCAGCCGGGCAGCAAGAGCCCCATGGCCCAGCTGGACTGTCTG AACAGGGATAACTACATCCGCTCCTGCAAGCTGCTGTCTGACGGGCGAACCCTGATTGTTGGCGGGGAGGCCAGCACGCTGTCAATCTGGGATTTGGCCACACCCACCCCACGCATCAAGGCAGAGCTGACCTCATCCGCCCCTGCCTGCTATGCCCTGGCCATCTCCCCTGACAATAAGGTctgcttctcctgctgcagtGACGGCAACATCGTCGTCTGGGACCTTCACAACCAGACGCTGGTCAG GCAGTTCCAGGGCCACACAGACGGAGCGAGCTGCATCGACATCTCCAACGACGGCACCAAGCTGTGGACGGGAGGACTGGACAACACAGTGCGCTGCTGGGACCTGAGAGAGGGACGCCAGCTCCAGCAGCATGACTTCacctcacag ATCTTCTCTCTGGGCTACTGTCCGACAGGCGAGTGGCTGGCTGTCGGAATGGAGAGCAGTAACGTTGAAGTCCTGCACGTCTCCAAACCTGACAAGTACCAGCTGCACCTTCACGAGAGCTGCGTGCTCTCCCTCAAGTTTGCCTACTGCG GTAAATGGTTCGTGAGCACAGGCAAAGATAACCTCCTGAATGCATGGCGGACACCGTACGGATCAAGCATATTCCAG TCTAAGGAATCGTCATCAGTTCTCAGCTGTGACATCTCCCCCGACGACCAATTCATTGTCACCGGCTCCGGGGACAAGAAGGCTACAGTCTATGAAGTCATCTACTGA